One segment of Clavelina lepadiformis chromosome 2, kaClaLepa1.1, whole genome shotgun sequence DNA contains the following:
- the LOC143445697 gene encoding uncharacterized protein LOC143445697 gives MSLIVTFCMTNLQGINRKNKQHVKYPDVPSAMKPVPHGPGIPVPEPPGEISEMDCSSSAESKASEQDTWDAEQSTSQPKPLTQLELNDLKRDLNLTKESAQLLGSRLRENNLLAPCTTYFWYRYRDKEFRKYFNYDQDHSLVYCQDVSGLISALGIVYSSAEWRLFLDSSVKSLKVVLLHNGNKIGSVPVGHSVKLTECYEDMKFLLKSLQYSQHKWKICGDLKMISILLGLQTGYTKHPCFLCLWDSRDDDRHYTQINWPLRTSFTPGFKNVKFAYLVDPQNILLPPLHIKLGLMKNYTKALDKDGPTFKFLEMKFPRISEAKLRAGVFDGPQVRELMKDEGFTAHMSAVEKRAWTGFRAVISNFLGKHRSPDYEAQVKELLESFQSL, from the exons ATGTCACTGATTGTTACTTTTTGCATGACCAACTTACAAG gaATAAACCGGAAGAACAAACAACATGTGAAGTACCCTGATGTTCCTTCAGCCATGAAACCAGTACCACATGGCCCTGGTATTCCTGTTCCAGAACCACCTGGAGAAATAAGTGAAATGGACTGTTCTTCATCTGCAGAGAGCAAAGCAAGTGAACAAGACACATGGGATGCAGAGCAAAGTACAAGCCAACCGAAGCCTCTTACACAGCTTGAGCTGAATGACCTAAAACGAGATTTAAATCTCACCAAAGAATCCGCTCAGCTCCTAGGATCACGACTACGTGAGAACAACTTGCTAGCTCCATGCACCACATATTTCTGGTATCGGTATAGAGATAAagagtttagaaaatatttcaattatgacCAAGACCATTCCCTAGTATACTGTCAAGATGTTTCAGGATTAATATCAGCTTTGGGCATAGTCTACAGTTCGGCAgaatggcgattgtttttggactcaTCTGTAAAGAGTTTGAAGGTAGTATTACTACACAATGGCAATAAGATTGGTTCTGTTCCTGTTGGACATTCAGTGAAGCTCACTGAATGCTATGAAGACATGAAATTCCTTTTGAAATCTCTTCAGTATAGCCAacacaaatggaaaatatgtggtgacttaaaaatgatttcaatacTTCTTGGGTTACAGACCGGTTACACTAAACatccatgttttttgtgtctgtggGACTCGAGGGATGATGATCGCCACTACACACAAATTAACTGGCCACTCAGAACAAGTTTTACAcctggttttaaaaatgtcaaatttgcttacttagttgatccacaaaatattcttttgccACCTCTCCACATTAAACTTGGTCTCATGAAAAACTATACCAAAGCACTTGATAAAGATGGCCCAACCTTCAAGTTCTTAGAAATGAAATTTCCCCGTATCTCTGAAGCAAAGCTACGAGCAGGAGTCTTTGATGGACCACAGGTCCGTGAGCTGATGAAAGACGAAGGTTTTACTGCACACATGAGTGCAGTAGAAAAAAGAGCATGGACAGGATTTCGAgcagtaatttcaaacttccttGGAAAGCATAGAAGCCCTGATTATGAAGCACAGGTTAAAGAGCTGCTTGAAAGTTTTCAATCCCTTTGA